A single genomic interval of Amycolatopsis albispora harbors:
- a CDS encoding DivIVA domain-containing protein, with product MTTALIYLVVMLLVAAVVFLLAAVVFGRGEELAPLAPGASPTRLPAEDLSGDDLRAVRFQLVLRGYKMSEVDWVLRRAGNELDELRARVARLEAELEGRRREDAI from the coding sequence GTGACCACCGCGCTGATCTACCTAGTCGTCATGCTGCTGGTCGCGGCCGTGGTGTTCCTGCTGGCCGCGGTTGTCTTCGGCCGGGGTGAGGAGCTGGCCCCGCTGGCGCCGGGCGCGTCGCCGACCCGGCTGCCCGCCGAGGACCTGAGCGGCGACGACCTGCGTGCCGTGCGGTTCCAGCTGGTGCTGCGCGGGTACAAGATGTCCGAAGTGGACTGGGTGCTGCGGCGGGCTGGCAACGAGCTGGACGAGCTGCGGGCCAGGGTGGCGCGGCTGGAGGCGGAGCTGGAGGGGCGCCGCCGGGAGGACGCGATCTGA
- a CDS encoding cytochrome d ubiquinol oxidase subunit II — protein sequence MEIFFWCLLGLLLCGYFALAGYDYGVGLLLRAVGRDEPERRRALGSVGPFFLGNEVWLVAAVGLLFGAFPLLEGKVFKQNYLVVVAMLLGLITFTAAVQLRSRRPGAGRGSWDLLVTGGALVTTAAWGVFFGNLVRGLPATGPVPVADPFSLLWGLGFVALFALHGANFLAVRGDAALAAKGRSLARRLVPLVAVWVAVVAGWTALSPIMSTVDRAWPALLVLAAAVAALAVTWLGSPRVALAGSMVLAVLPVVLAGTLRFPYLLLSLDISQSAASPGTLRLLTFVAVPAVAVVVLVQWLTWRANRRPVGDRTLLHF from the coding sequence GTGGAAATCTTCTTCTGGTGCCTGCTCGGCCTGCTGCTCTGCGGGTACTTCGCGCTCGCCGGGTACGACTACGGCGTCGGCCTGCTGCTGCGTGCGGTGGGCCGCGACGAACCGGAGCGCCGCCGCGCGCTCGGCTCGGTCGGCCCGTTCTTCCTGGGCAACGAGGTGTGGCTGGTGGCCGCGGTCGGCCTGCTCTTCGGCGCGTTCCCGTTGCTGGAGGGCAAGGTGTTCAAGCAGAACTACCTGGTCGTGGTGGCCATGTTGCTGGGGTTGATCACCTTCACCGCCGCCGTGCAGTTGCGGAGCAGGCGGCCGGGGGCAGGCCGCGGGAGCTGGGACCTGCTGGTCACCGGCGGTGCGCTGGTCACCACCGCGGCCTGGGGCGTGTTCTTCGGGAACCTGGTGCGCGGCCTGCCCGCCACCGGGCCGGTGCCGGTGGCCGATCCGTTCTCGTTGCTGTGGGGACTCGGGTTCGTCGCGTTGTTCGCCTTGCACGGCGCGAACTTCCTGGCCGTTCGCGGTGACGCGGCGTTGGCGGCGAAGGGGCGGTCCCTGGCACGGCGGCTGGTTCCGCTGGTGGCGGTGTGGGTCGCGGTGGTGGCCGGGTGGACGGCCCTGTCGCCGATCATGTCCACTGTGGACCGCGCATGGCCCGCGCTGCTGGTGCTGGCCGCGGCGGTCGCGGCACTGGCCGTGACCTGGCTGGGGTCGCCGAGGGTCGCGCTCGCCGGGTCGATGGTGCTGGCGGTGCTGCCCGTGGTGCTCGCCGGAACGCTGCGCTTCCCGTACCTGTTGCTGTCGCTGGACATCAGCCAGTCCGCCGCGTCACCCGGCACGCTGCGGCTGCTCACCTTCGTCGCGGTACCCGCCGTCGCCGTGGTGGTGCTGGTGCAGTGGCTGACCTGGCGGGCGAACCGGCGGCCGGTCGGCGACCGCACGCTGCTGCACTTCTGA
- a CDS encoding permease prefix domain 1-containing protein: MAGAGVIDRYLEDLAGSLYGAPARKSDLLAEARDSLDDATESYRSAGLSEEEAQRRAVAEFGAVSEVRADYQSELGLATGVQALRSLALALPLMHVLWELTRMTTFGSWSNTGVVMPEWYGSLALTADYTGYAVAGLGLVALLVARVLCRYARSARAGRWISLVAATSVGADLLVRMALVGVSGFIDTSLLVLSWPCAAVGLLSMMISARLVVLARRSWRACVTIVA; encoded by the coding sequence ATGGCCGGCGCAGGCGTGATCGACCGCTACCTGGAGGACCTGGCCGGCTCGCTGTACGGCGCCCCGGCCCGCAAGTCGGACCTGCTCGCCGAGGCCCGCGACAGCCTCGACGACGCCACCGAGAGCTACCGGTCGGCGGGGTTGTCGGAGGAGGAGGCGCAGCGGCGCGCGGTCGCCGAGTTCGGCGCGGTGTCCGAGGTCAGGGCCGACTACCAGTCGGAGCTGGGCCTGGCGACCGGGGTGCAGGCGCTGCGGTCGCTCGCGCTGGCGCTGCCGCTGATGCACGTGCTGTGGGAGCTGACCCGGATGACCACGTTCGGGTCGTGGAGCAACACCGGTGTGGTGATGCCCGAGTGGTACGGGTCGCTGGCGCTCACGGCCGACTACACGGGGTACGCGGTGGCCGGGCTCGGCCTGGTCGCGCTGCTGGTGGCGCGGGTGCTCTGCCGGTACGCGCGCTCGGCGCGGGCCGGGCGGTGGATCTCGCTGGTCGCGGCCACGTCGGTGGGCGCGGACCTGCTGGTGCGGATGGCGCTGGTCGGGGTGAGCGGGTTCATCGACACCAGCCTGCTGGTGCTGTCGTGGCCGTGCGCGGCGGTCGGGCTGCTGTCGATGATGATCAGCGCGCGACTGGTCGTGCTGGCGCGACGGTCGTGGCGGGCCTGTGTCACGATCGTGGCGTGA
- a CDS encoding helix-turn-helix transcriptional regulator codes for MKADALRGHLDALLLAVLDGRKLHGYAIIEALQARSGGALDLPTGTVYPALRRLERAGFLASEWDVVSGRKRRTYRLTRAGQKALAAERAEWQQFTSVIGAVLGGQAWPAQA; via the coding sequence ATGAAGGCGGACGCGTTGCGCGGACATCTGGACGCCCTGCTGCTGGCCGTGCTCGACGGCCGCAAGCTGCACGGCTACGCGATCATCGAGGCGCTGCAGGCCCGCAGCGGCGGGGCGCTCGACCTGCCCACGGGCACGGTGTACCCGGCGCTGCGGCGGCTCGAGCGCGCCGGGTTCCTGGCCAGCGAGTGGGACGTGGTGTCCGGCCGCAAGCGGCGCACCTACCGGCTGACCAGGGCCGGGCAGAAGGCGCTGGCGGCGGAACGCGCGGAGTGGCAGCAGTTCACCTCGGTGATCGGCGCGGTACTGGGAGGGCAGGCATGGCCGGCGCAGGCGTGA
- a CDS encoding cytochrome ubiquinol oxidase subunit I encodes MEALPIARLQFATTTSFHFLFVLLTLGLVTMVAVMQTRYAVTGRDVHRRMTRFWGRLYVVNYALGIATGIVMEFQFGLNWSGLSTYAGDIFGAPLAIETLVAFFLESTFLGLWIFGWDRMGRGLHLALIWLVALTAYASAFWIMAANSFLQNPVGAVEENGVLRLTDFSALLTNPTFVSALPHVLSAALLTGGVFLVGVSAYHFLRRSEEVEFFTRSMRLGVVVTLISAPVVFGFGAAQFPAIGELQPDKLEGGGVGLPLGLMVMIGQFFVFASLIALPFLARNRIARARPLLRLMVWGIPLPFVAAICGWLVREIGRQPWLVYGKLTTADAMSDLGAGQVLASFIAFTALFAALAVADWVLMSRLARRGPEPEVPQHAPAAPVLSGV; translated from the coding sequence ATGGAAGCACTACCGATCGCGAGACTCCAGTTCGCGACCACCACCTCGTTCCACTTCCTCTTCGTGCTGCTCACGCTGGGTCTGGTCACGATGGTCGCGGTGATGCAGACGCGCTACGCGGTCACCGGGCGCGACGTGCACCGCCGGATGACCCGGTTCTGGGGCAGGCTCTACGTGGTCAACTACGCACTCGGAATCGCCACCGGAATCGTGATGGAATTCCAGTTCGGGCTGAACTGGAGCGGTTTGTCCACCTATGCGGGCGACATCTTCGGCGCGCCGCTGGCCATCGAGACGCTGGTCGCCTTTTTCCTCGAATCCACCTTCCTGGGGCTGTGGATCTTCGGCTGGGACCGGATGGGCCGCGGACTGCACCTGGCACTGATCTGGCTGGTCGCGCTGACCGCCTACGCCTCGGCGTTCTGGATCATGGCGGCCAACTCGTTCCTGCAGAACCCGGTCGGCGCCGTCGAGGAGAACGGCGTGCTGCGGCTGACCGACTTCAGCGCGCTGCTGACCAATCCAACCTTCGTCTCCGCGTTGCCGCACGTGCTCAGCGCGGCGCTGCTCACCGGCGGGGTGTTCCTCGTCGGCGTCAGCGCGTACCACTTCCTCCGGCGCAGCGAGGAGGTCGAGTTCTTCACGCGCTCGATGCGCCTCGGCGTGGTGGTCACCCTGATTTCGGCGCCGGTGGTCTTCGGCTTCGGCGCCGCCCAGTTCCCGGCGATCGGTGAGCTGCAACCGGACAAGCTCGAAGGCGGCGGCGTCGGGTTGCCGCTCGGGTTGATGGTGATGATCGGGCAGTTCTTCGTGTTCGCCAGCCTGATCGCGCTGCCGTTCCTGGCGAGGAACCGGATCGCGCGGGCGCGGCCGTTGCTGCGCCTGATGGTCTGGGGCATTCCGCTGCCGTTCGTCGCGGCGATCTGCGGCTGGCTGGTGCGGGAGATCGGCAGGCAGCCGTGGCTGGTGTACGGCAAGCTGACCACCGCCGACGCCATGTCCGACCTCGGCGCGGGCCAGGTGCTCGCCTCGTTCATCGCGTTCACCGCGCTCTTCGCCGCGCTCGCCGTCGCGGACTGGGTGCTGATGTCCCGGCTGGCCCGGCGCGGGCCGGAGCCGGAAGTCCCCCAGCACGCGCCCGCCGCGCCCGTTCTTTCCGGAGTCTGA
- a CDS encoding DNA-3-methyladenine glycosylase I encodes MDLVGSDGVSRCAWGNSAPDYAVYHDTEWGVPLHGAQALFERLSLEAFQSGLSWIVILRKREAFRRAFADFDFSVVASFDDDDVSRLLADPGIVRNRAKILATIRNARAVADLDQPLDELLWSFAPESSPRPATMADVPATTPESHAMARTLKKRGFAFVGPTTCYALMQATGMVDDHVTSCFRAQ; translated from the coding sequence ATGGATTTGGTGGGTTCGGACGGGGTTTCGCGGTGTGCCTGGGGCAATTCCGCACCCGATTACGCGGTTTACCATGACACGGAATGGGGCGTGCCGTTGCACGGTGCGCAGGCCCTTTTCGAGCGGTTGTCGCTGGAGGCTTTCCAGTCGGGTTTGTCGTGGATAGTTATTCTTCGGAAACGGGAGGCCTTCCGCCGCGCTTTCGCGGACTTCGATTTCTCGGTGGTCGCCTCCTTCGATGATGACGACGTTTCGAGGCTGCTCGCGGACCCCGGCATCGTCCGCAACCGGGCGAAGATCCTGGCCACCATCCGCAACGCCCGCGCCGTCGCCGACCTGGACCAGCCCCTGGACGAACTGCTGTGGTCCTTCGCGCCCGAGTCTTCCCCCCGCCCGGCGACCATGGCGGACGTCCCCGCCACCACCCCGGAATCCCACGCCATGGCGCGAACGCTGAAAAAGCGCGGCTTCGCCTTCGTGGGGCCGACTACTTGCTACGCCCTCATGCAAGCCACCGGCATGGTCGACGACCACGTCACCTCCTGCTTCCGCGCCCAGTGA
- a CDS encoding SRPBCC family protein — protein sequence MPELVLSVAVAAPAGTTWLALTDWARQGEWMLGTRVEVTEGNGRSVGSKLAAFTGVAGVGFTDTMEITGWEPPVRCSVRHTGRLVRGTGSFHVHAQGAAKSTLVWSEQLKLPLGPLGQLGWPVAKPVFALGVRYSLDRFARFAESYSVGG from the coding sequence ATGCCGGAGCTGGTGCTGTCGGTGGCGGTGGCCGCGCCGGCCGGGACGACCTGGCTGGCGCTGACCGACTGGGCGCGGCAGGGGGAGTGGATGCTCGGGACCCGGGTCGAGGTGACCGAGGGCAACGGCCGCAGCGTCGGGTCGAAACTGGCGGCGTTCACCGGGGTGGCCGGCGTCGGGTTCACCGACACGATGGAGATCACCGGGTGGGAGCCGCCGGTGCGGTGCTCGGTGCGGCACACCGGTCGGCTGGTGCGGGGGACGGGCTCGTTCCACGTGCACGCGCAGGGCGCGGCGAAGTCGACGCTGGTGTGGTCGGAGCAGCTGAAGCTGCCGCTGGGGCCGCTGGGTCAGCTGGGCTGGCCGGTGGCGAAGCCGGTGTTCGCGCTGGGCGTGCGGTATTCACTGGACCGGTTCGCGCGGTTCGCGGAGTCCTATTCGGTGGGTGGGTAA